The stretch of DNA GGggacagactatacacacactaaAACAACTCAGTGTGCCCTACTAGAAAATCATAGGCACTTAATTAACAGTCGCTTTATCTCTCCCAGAAATAGGAGATTAAAACATTGCAGATAAAAAATACTATAGTAACATTAATTACAAACACGTtctctttatattttcttttatatttatggCAGGATAAAGGTACTATAGAACCCTGTTTCTTAGTTTTTGATCCCAAGATATTGCTGCTTCCATTTCCTTCATCCTTCAGGCAGCACATACACCAATGGGTTAAGTCCTGCTCCCACCCCTGTAGCACAAGAAAAAGACAGCCAATACATATAATCAGAGATGACATATAAATCCCTCACCCCCACCCTCTCCTTAGTGTTCTTTTTCCTGCGCTATGTCAAGCACAGACCTGTAGATGGTCGAAGATCCACATGCCTAGGTGTTTGAGGGCTGCAGGGAGAACTACTCGAGGGTCAGGGAATTCCCCCTTTGGCTTCTGTCTGCTGCGCTTTTCCTTCCCTTGCTTGGCAGGGGAGAATCTTCAGTAAGTGCAGATCTCTGTTTTCTGTGGAAGCGCATGAAGATGACATCATCAGTCATGGCAGCACTGAAATGCCAGAACCTTGGTGAGTCCTGGCTCTTTTTATGAAGATTTGTGGGATCGGTTAATTACCGGTATAAGTATTTATGACCGGGTTAGCCAGTTTTCTATTGCCTCTCCTGTAGTGCTGTGGCTGCTCGTCTGTTGGTAAGGCTGCTACGGTATTCCTTATGACAGCAGACTGCATTCCTTGTGTATACTTGGGTCAAACtgactttcctttttctctttcttgTTTAATGTCTGAaggtaaaagaaaaaggaaagctaaGCACAGAACGTGCTACAACTTTAAACGACCCCTCATAGAGGAATGTACAGCTTCAGTTTGTAGTTAATGTACCAGTTCGGTTTCAGACAAGTCTGAAGAATTTATGTCATGGTTCAAAGGTGTTATAGAGAAGTCCTTTGAAGTCTTTACTAAGTCTAAAACCATGTCAGAACAGCCTGGGTCTCAAGTGGACTCAGAAATGGAAGTAAGGGAATTATCTTCTTCTTCAGTTAAACAGAAGGAAGAAGTATTCTTATTTCGGAGATCTTAAGTGGCGGGTGCAAACATCGGTAAGCCTTCTTTGGCCGCTATATCAATTTCAATATCTCTAAAGTATTGGTTGCATATCTTAGAAGATTTGGGCACTTCCAGGGATGATCTTCTGGACATGATATATCCTATTAAGTTTACCACTGATTTTTATATGACATGGCGGTGGAGTCGTTAGGTACCAGTTCTATGGCACTTTTGACATCTGGAAGAAGGGCATTGAGGCTGAAAGCTTGGTCAGCGGATCTGgcataaaaaaataaacctttcaCATAAATCCACAAGGGGGGGGACAAGAGCTCCGCTGTTAATGAGAGAGTGTCAGAAAATAATGTTCTGGGCAGAACAAAATATAATTCTTCTAAGGGCAGTACATATAAAAGGTACGGAAAATCAACTGGCGGATCTCCTCAGCAGAAGGCAATTGAACCAGAAGGAATGGGAATTGAATTCCCAAGTGTTTCATCAGATTGCGTAAATTTGGGGTTATCCCCAAGTCGACTTGATGGCGCCCAGACTCAACAGAAAGGTGGACATATTTTGTTTTCTGTCAAAGATGGACAACCCAGATTTTCTGGACGCCATGTCAGTTCTCTGGAAGTTCAGAATAGCATATGTGTTTCCCCTGATTGCGATGGTTCAGAGACTGGTGAGGAAGATCAGACAGGATCAAGCATCAGTACACGAAATTTATGGTCCTATCCAAAGGGAGATACTGGCAGCTTCCACAGAGGCCAGGTGGAACCTGGCAGCATGGTATTTGATAAAGAAAATTTGACAGATCATGGTCTTTCTCACGAAGTGATTCAAACTTTATTTCATTCACAGAAAGTATCTACATCAAAAGTGTACAATAAAGTTTGGAAAGTTATTAAACAGTGGTGTTCTAAAAGAGATATCCAGTCCAGTTTCTGCAATCCTTCGGTTTTTACAGGATGATTTCGATAAAGGTCTCAAACCAGTTAGAGGCTGAGTTTTAGAGGCAGTTCTTTAAGTCCCCCCATCCTTCTGTCTACATGCTAGATCCAATTGGTGTATGTGCTGCCTGAAGGGCtaaggaaaagaaaatatttgtgcttaccaaaatttcctttttctttctagtCCAAAAGGCAGCACAAGTATTTCCCTCCCAAATCTCATAAATCATCTCTGATTAATTGTATTGGCTGTCTTTTTCCTGTGCTACAAGGGTGGGAGTGGGACTAAACCCTTTGGTGTATGTGCTGCCTTTCGgactaaagaaaaataaaatttcgGTATGTATACATTTTTTCTCTATGCCTCTACCATTGATTATACGTTAATGCTGGAAGTTGTAATCCAGTCATATCTGGGTATACAAGGTTGAGAAACAGGATTATAAAAAATTAAGTTATTCTAAAGGTATCCTCATCATGTATCACAGGTGGCCCAAGTGCCTTTGTAAATTGCATAATTGTGTAAATTGTGTAATTGTAAATTGTGTCTGGAATACCATTAGGGCTAAATAATATGAAATGGACAAATAAATATGTGAACATGTTGCAAAAATTGCTAGTCCTACAGGGGTGCCTGTGCACACTAAATTTTCATGGGCCCGTTAATAGTAGGTTTCAAAACATAGACCTACTCTCTATATAAGTACCCATGgtagttgaaaaaaaaatcacactggtTCTGGTAAGCACACAGTAAGGAAGACGGAATACTAAATAGATGGATAACCTTAGGGACTACATTTctattaaaaaactgcaaataccaTTGTTTTATAAATTTGAAAAATTGGGACCTGCAGATCTTGTCAGATAGACCTGTGAGCCACAATTAGGCCTTAACTTCCTACTAATTGATCCAATCTTTATGTAATTGGTCCTGATGAAGAACCAAGCTTGAGCTGAAATgttgaataaaaaataattttgtttttccaCATTAAGACCTGTAAGTGATTGGTTCTGCTGTTTATTATAATATCTTATATCTTAAGTACTCATGCATCAGTTTGGCTTTCTTAAATCCCCTTCACTTTTTGCTACTGGAAGAAGCATGTCACACCTCAAAGGATGTCCCCTGAACTGACACCTGCTTTGTAAATATGCTGGTACTAAAGCAGTCTGAATATAATGTATGCAAAATGGCACAGTTATCTTTAGTGAGCACTACTACGTTTATTGCAAGATATATCTTACatattcctttctttttttattagatCCATGTTGGCGAAAGGGATTAAACGAAAACATTCGGAGGTGGATGAAGGGATGGGGAGCAACCCTGATCCTGTGTTAGAAGGGGAGTGTCCATGTTCATTCCCTGCCATCCAGTCTCACTGTTTAATGAACATCTCTCTGGTGAAACTTCACCGTAGTCTTCACCATGTAGAGCCTGATCTGAGGCATCTTGTGTTGGTGGCTAACACGCTACGACGTCTTCAGGGCAACTTGCAGGTGGAGCCATGTGCTCCAGGTACGTGGAAAATCTCTGAGGAGTGCAGAAAAGAGTGTTCTCCTGCAGCGGGACCTGAGAACAAGAAGCCAGCCCTTGAAAACACAGAAGATCCACTCCTTTCCAGCATGGATGCCTCCTTATATTCTTCCATTTCTACCATACTCGAGGACTTAAATAACTTTGATGGACTGAGCAGCCCACCTCTTCCACAGGTTGAAGATGACCAGCTATGTGCCCCTAAAGTCAACCCAGTTTCAGTGAGTACAGAGGATATGATGAAACTGGCATCGTCCAGCTTTTTAAGTTCTTCACCATACCTTTTGGGGGACAACCTAGAGGACATATTTGAAGACATTGATACCTCAATGTATGACAGTGATCCTTGGGCGAGTAATAATCTTTtaaactttaaaacattttcaaatgtAGGTGATATTGAAGATAAGGATGGTGAAAGCACTGTTCTAGCACTTAGTGAATGGGACTATCTAATGGATGTTTTTGGTGAGAGCCAAGAACTGCTAACAACCTCTGCAGGTTCTTTCAGGACTCAATGAAATATCTTGCAACAAGACACTACTGTAAATAATGTGCACAATGGACATTAATTTATTTCCTAATAAACTGATCTCATAGTCTGAAGGCTTTATATTTATAGCCAGCAAAATGCAACTTTCAGGGAAGtaaaatattaacatatttttaatgTAGAAGAATTTCCTAAACGATTGTGGTTTATTATCTAAAGAAAGGCATGTAATTTTCTTTCGGCACAAGGCCAGTGCAATTCAGTATGTGGAAGTTTAACATTATTTAAATCAGTTGATACATTAGGCAGTAATGTACATCTTCCCCTTCACTGGATGGAAATGCTCCAGTTTGGTTTGGTTATTTTGGGGGTGCTAAAGTGGAGTCTGAAATAAACCCTGACCAGTTTTTCTCCTCATCCCATAATAACTTGACAAATCTTTTGCGCCATTTTCCCAGCCTACAATTTTCTGTtaacttattttatattatgaagGAGCTAATGCCATACAAGTTTGGATCActgtagtgtccctttaaaaaagtattttacaaACAGAACTAATTTAGAAAATGTAAGCtttaggtttattttttttataaaatatgtgaGTAAATAAGATATACAGAAATCagatattttttctaaaattagaACATATCATGGACGTATGCCCTTGAAGAGTGTTTCAAAAATGACAGCTAACCTCACTTTTCTTGCTTGCAAACGGAGAATGCCCAAACACAAATCGCGCAGGCAACTGGCATCTTTGGTACATCTGGGATGCAGAATTGTATGTATGAAAATGCAAGGTTATCAAGCCATATTAATTACAGCTGTTCTAGTAGAACCTGTCAGATTTGTGAAAGAAAAGTTGTATCCATCATACATAATATACTACATTTTCTGAAGGTATGGCAGTACTGAGTTTTAGATCATACATCTAAAAggtgttttattgcatttgtattcTCAGCTTTGTATTCTCTGAGTAATTTTATTGATGAATTCCTGATAACCAATTTTGTAGTTACTAAAACATGCcgttaaagcttttttttcctcCTGTACAGCTGGCAAACAGATGTTTTCTGCACACCAGGCCAGACCTTGTTTAACCTTATTTATGCAAATATGTATTCTGTATGTATAAAAGTTTTCTGAACTGAATGGTAACTACAGATAAATTATTCCCTGAAAGGTAACAGGGCTCAGGGTATTTTAAGATATTTAAAGGGCTGTTTATTACAGTCAATATTTAAATCTGAAAGCTTCAAAATCTGCAGATTGTATTTATTGCCATTTTGTGGCCAATATATTGATTTTCTAACTAATATTAATTTGTGGATTGGATTCATATTTATCCTTTGTGAATATTTAtgatcaaaataaaaaaaggtttcatagCTGGTTTTTGGTGTTTTGCTTGCCAAGGAGAGAACAAAGGTGGAAACTCTTATTTACAGGAGGTAATTCTGGGATATATGTAACAGTTTACATTTAATATCTATGGAAA from Xenopus tropicalis strain Nigerian chromosome 8, UCB_Xtro_10.0, whole genome shotgun sequence encodes:
- the sertad1 gene encoding SERTA domain-containing protein 1 is translated as MLAKGIKRKHSEVDEGMGSNPDPVLEGECPCSFPAIQSHCLMNISLVKLHRSLHHVEPDLRHLVLVANTLRRLQGNLQVEPCAPGTWKISEECRKECSPAAGPENKKPALENTEDPLLSSMDASLYSSISTILEDLNNFDGLSSPPLPQVEDDQLCAPKVNPVSVSTEDMMKLASSSFLSSSPYLLGDNLEDIFEDIDTSMYDSDPWASNNLLNFKTFSNVGDIEDKDGESTVLALSEWDYLMDVFGESQELLTTSAGSFRTQ